The Shewanella algae DNA segment CAGTTCAGCTCTTGCGTGTTGATCGAGTGTGACGACAGCCTGGATTCCATCAATGCCACGGCCTCTTCCATCGTCAAGTATGTCAGTCAGAGAGCCGGTATCGGTGTGAATGCCGGCCGCATTCGCGCTCTGGGAAGCCCTATTCGTGGTGGTGAAGCCTTCCACACAGGTTGTTTGCCTTTCTACAAGTATTTCCAGACTGCGGTTAAATCCTGCTCCCAGGGCGGCGTTCGCGGCGGTGCTGCAACTCTGTTCTACCCTATCTGGCACCTGGAAGTTGAATCGCTGCTGGTACTGAAAAATAACCGTGGTGTTGAAGACAACCGTATCCGTCACCTGGACTACGGCGTACAGATCAACAAGCTGATGTATCAGCGGATGATCAAAGGTGAGAACATCACCCTGTTCAGCCCATCGGACGTTCCCGGCTTATATGACGCCTTCTTTGCCGATCAGGACGAGTTTGAGCGCCTGTATGTGAAATATGAGCAGGACCAGAGCATTCGCAAGAAGACCCTAAAAGCGGTCGAGCTCTTCTCGCTGATGATGCAGGAGCGTGCCTCCACCGGCCGTATCTATGTGCAGAACGTGGATCACTGTAACACCCACAGTCCGTTCAACGCCGAAGTGGCCCCTGTGCGTCAGTCCAACCTGTGTCTTGAGATTGCCCTGCCAACCAAGCCACTGAACAATATTGACGACCCAAATGGTGAAATCGCCCTTTGTACTCTGTCAGCACTGAACCTGGGTGCGATAAAAGACTTGGGCGAACTGGAAGGCCTTGCCGATTTGGCTGTGCGCGCCCTGGATAACCTGCTGGACTACCAGGACTACCCTATTCCTTCTGCCAAGACGGCATCGATGAACCGCCGCACTCTGGGTATCGGGGTCATCAACTTCGCCAACTATCTGGCCAAGAACGGCGTGAAATACTCTGACGGCAGCGCCAACGGCCTGACCCACAGAACATTTGAAGCCATACAGTACTACCTGCTCAAGGCCTCGATGAATCTGGCCAAAGAGCTGGGTGCCTGCCCGCTGTTCCATGAGACCACTTATTCTCAGGGGATCATGCCGGTAGATACCTACAAGCGGGATCTGGACAAGATTTGTGATGAGCCGCTGCACCTGGATTGGGATGCTCTGCGTCACGATATCAAGCAGCATGGCCTGCGTAACTCGACTCTGTCGGCACTGATGCCGTCAGAGACCTCTTCGCAGATCTCCAACGCCACCAATGGTATTGAGCCTCCACGCGGCCTTATCAGCGTCAAGGCCAGTAAAGATGGCCAGCTCAAGCAAGTGGTGCCCGATTATGAAGAACTCAAGGACAAGTACGAGCTGCTGTGGCAGATGCCCGGCAACGATGGTTACCTGCAGTTGGTTGGTATTATGCAGAAGTTTGTCGATCAGGCGATTTCGGCCAATACCAACTATGACCCATCCAAGTTTGAAAGTAACAAGGTTCCGATGAAGCTGCTGCTCAAGGATCTGTTGACCGCCTACAAACTCGGGGTCAAGACCCTTTACTACCACAACACCCGTGATGGTGCTTCCGACAAATTCGATGACATTACCAGCATCGAGAAGGAAGACGACGGTTGTGCCGGCGGCGCCTGCAAGATTTAAGCAGGATTAAGTAACAAGTTCGGGGCCCAGGTGGCCCCGTTGTTTGGAAAGAGTAGATCATGGCTTATTCAATTTTTTGTCAAACCCCCAACGATGCCACCCGCGAACCTATGTTTCTCGGTCAGGCGGTTAACGTGGCCCGTTACGATCAACAGAAGTACGAAGTATTCGAGAAACTGATCGAAAAGCAGTTGTCTTTCTTCTGGCGCCCGGAAGAAGTGGATGTCAGCCGCGACAAAATCGATTTCGGCGCCCTGCCGGATCATGAAAAGCATATCTTCCTCTCCAACCTCAAGTACCAAACCCTGTTGGACTCGATTCAGGGCCGGAGCCCCAATGTGGCTTTCCTGCCACTGGTGTCCCTGCCTGAGCTGGAAACCTGGATTGAAACCTGGTCCTTCTCCGAGACCATTCACAGCCGTTCCTACACTCATATCATCCGCAATATTGTCAACGACCCATCCGTGGTGTTCGATGACATAGTGGTCAATGAGGAGATCCTCAAGCGCGCCGGCGATATTGCCGAGTATTATGACCGCCTTATCGAGCTGACTCAGCTGTATCACCTGCATGGTGAAGGCAAGTTTGACGTCAACGGTCGCACGCTTGAAGTCACTACCCGCACCATCAAAAAAGCCCTCTATCTGTGCATGATGTCGGTCAATGCGCTTGAAGCGATACGTTTTTACGTCAGCTTCGCCTGCTCCTTTGCCTTTGCCGAGCGCAAACTGATGGAAGGCAACGCCAAAATCATTCGCCTGATCGCCCGCGATGAAGCTTTGCATCTGAACTCGACCCAACACATTATCAACCTGATGCAGGGTGGCAAAGATGACCCTGAGATGGGTGAAATCGCCAAAGAGTGCCAGCAGGAAGCTTACGATCTGTTCCTGCGCGCCGCCGAGCAGGAAAAGGCTTGGGCCAAGTACCTGTTCAAGGATGGTTCCATGATAGGCCTGAACGAAACCATTCTCTGCCAGTATGTGGAGTTCATTACCAATCAGAGAATGAAAGCGGTTAACCTGGGCGCACCATACAGTGAGCAGAGCGATCCCCTGCCCTGGATGAAAAACTGGCTGGAGAGCGATGCCGTACAGGTCGCGCCTCAGGAAGTGGAAGTATCATCCTACCTGGTCGGCCAGATAGACTCGGCTGTCGACGACGATGAGTTCTCCGACTTTGACCTTTAACAAAGCCCCTATCGTGCTGCTGCGCGGAGAGCCCCTGCTGCTGTATACCACAGAGCACAGGACTCTCCTAGCAGCGCTCGAAGCCCGTAAGGTGAGCATTTTTTCCGAGTGCCGCAGCGGGTTTTGCGGCGCCTGCAAGACCCGGGTGCGCAGTGGCGCGGTCACTTACCTGACCACGCCATTGGCCGAGTTACAGGCGGATGAATGTCTGCCCTGCTGCTGTGTGCCCACGGAAGATCTGGACTTGGATCTCTCCAGCGAAGGCGCCGACATGCCGCTGCTGCGGGTTAAACACTTAGCCTGACACAAGCGCAAAAAACACCGTCAATGGCAGATATCCTACAGTCAAACAAGCGTTTTTTCGTTGTAAATCCTGCCTGACTCCGGTACTCTGCCGGACTTATGAAATCAGACTCAAGTTATTCATTCAAAAGTCTTTATTGCGCTTTTGATCGCTACCCTCTGCCCAAAGGCGCTTCGACCCATATACGTTATATGGCGTCAACCCTGTTTGCCTTCCAGTCCCCTGGTATGCTCTATCTGCAAGGTGATCCCCAGATGCCTTCCTGGCAGCAGGAAACCCTGTCACTCGGCAGCAACCCCAGCGAGGTAAGCAGTGAGGTCAGTATCGTCAGGCACCAGCTAAACCCAAGCTCGGGCAATAACGTGCTTGCCAAGGCGCTGGACTATGCCAATCAGCTTGGGGCACTGCTCAGGCAAAATCGCGATACCTTGACATTGGCGCAGTTTCGCGACCCCTGGGCGGGGGTGCCTTTACTGGATCATCGCAAGGACAATCCAGCGCTCAAGCTCGTCTATGAGGTCAATGCCCTGCCCAGCATAGAGCTGCCTATTCACCTGTCGCTGCCGCGAAAAACCCTGGCCAAAATCAGCGCCTGGGAGCAGCGTTGCCTGGATGGTGCCGATCTGATTGTGACCCCATCAAAACTCACGGCTGTCGGCCTTGAAAAACGCACTTCCACTCCAGTAGTCTATCTGCCAAACGGCGCCGAGTTGCCGCCTGCCGAGCCATTGCGGCAAGCAGAGGATGCGAGTCTGCCCAGGCTCATCTATTTTGGTGCTGCCCAGCGCTGGCAGGGGCTTAGGGATCTGCTCAAAGCTTTTGCCTTGGTGCGTCAGCAGTTGGAGGTCCGGCTGGATCTCTGCCTGTCACTCGAAAATCGCCAGGCCCGGCAGGTAAAGGCCTGGCTCAAGTCCATGGAACTGGAAGATTGTGTTTCGCTGCATTTCGGGCTGGACCAAGCAAGCCTCAGGCAAAAAATTCAGGCCGCGAGCGCATCTTTGGCGCCGCTCACGCCCTGCAGGCGCAACATGCTTCAGGGATGCTGCCCTTTGAAAGTGCTCGAATCCATGGCTTGCGGCACCGCAGTTATCGCCTCGGATCTGCCGGTTATTCGTGAGCTGGTAACCCATGAAAAGCATGGGCTCTTGGTTCCCCCCTCCAGGCCCTCCGAGCTCGCCAGAGCCTGTATTGAGCTGCTCAGTCAACCGGCCAAGGCCAAAGATTTGGGACTCAAGGGCCAACAAAGGGTGACAGAGCAGTTCCAATGGCAACAGATCTGCGCTCAGCTCAGCGACTTGTATATACAACTGAGCCAAGGCCCAATGCAAGCTACCGCTTAATAGCTACTCGTTTAATAGCACCTGTTTAATGTCAAGGAAACGATATGGAAACAGCCATAAACCCTTTTAACGCCCCGCTTCACTACTGGCGAATGCGCAAAGTGTTCAAGCAGTTAACCCCGGCGGAGCAGGAATTTATCCGCACCAAGAAGTTGGATGCAACCCATTCGACCCAGCACTGGTTACTGTTTCTCAAGCGTCTGACCCGATTGGATCGTATGGGCAGCCCATTGAGACGCCAGTTTCGCCGCAGCCGCAATTGGTTGATAGGTTTCACTGTTGTCAGCATATTCCTGCCCGTGCCTCACCTGGTGGTGTATACCTTGGTGGGTTTGACTCTGGCCTCTATATTACTGCTTCACAGCTGTAACCGTATGGACGTCAACGACAATGTGCGTACCGGTCTTATCAAGTTAATGCAGGTATTGGCGATGGAGACCAACAGCGTGCAGCTGAAACTGGATCTCGAATCCATACATAAACGTAAGCCGGCCCGAACCGAAAAGCCCGAGAAGAGCACCCAACTGGCCTACTTTGAAGTGCCACTGTTGCAATTTAGGGCCAAACTCAAAGACGGCAATGAGCTGCAACTGCGGGTGGATGATGTTATCTGTCGTCGTAAACGCACCCGTCGCAACGCCCGAGGCAAGGTCAAAACCAAGATCAAGTACAAGGGACGGCGCAGCATTCGCAGCTGCCTGACCTTGAATCCTGATCACTACCATCTGCGTAAAACCAAACTGGCACCAACGAGCAAGGCACAGACTCAAAACGGCATCACCAAGGTGAAATCCAACTCCACCTTTAAATTTATCGGTGAGTCACGTTTGATGGATGCCGAGAATATTCTCAGAACCATCGCCAAGTCCTATCAACAGACCAGTATTCGAGCCAGGGGATAATATGAGTCAGTGTCAGCTAAAAATCGGTTTTTTCACCCTCAGCCCTTGCGGCCAACCTGCCGTTGGCAGTTGCAGTGAGTGCCAAGCCAGTGTCTGCGAACATCACCTGGATCCCAAAACCGGTCTGTGTTTTCAGTGCGCTGCCAAACCCTTGAAGGTCGGTAAGGAAGTCTATGAAGATCCGCGCTCAGGCACCAAGTATGAGCAATTGAGCCTACAAGGCGTTAAACCTGAAGATCCGCTTGCCGGTTTCGCCCTCAAACAACTGTATCTCGGCAGTGCCTGGTACCAACTGCACACCAAACACGGCAGTTACAACAAGGAGTTTGATGCCGAGGACTTTGCCGCTTTTGAGCTCCCTGTCGATGAAGATGATGAGCAGTTGCCGGATTACGAGTATCGGGATATCTATGACAGCTAACCCCAGGCTACTGTGGCTGACTCAACACTACCCGCCGGCCAAAGGCGGCATGGCATTGTCCTGCGATAGACTGGTGCGCCATTTGCGGCGGCTTGGGGTACATATCACCCTTTATCATTTACGCGCCGGCGGCCTGGAAAAGGAGACCGGCTATTTTGCCGAGCAGGGTTGCGATCACAGCTTCCCCATGGGTACAAACCCGGCGCACTCGATCAACCTTCTATGGCACAAGCTGGAAGGTGAATATGATGCTGTCGTTGCCTATGGCTATCCCTTCTCCATGCATGCCGGGCGAGTCTTTGCCGCCTGGCTTGGGCTACCGCTCATCACATTGCTGCGCGGCAACGACTTCGACTTGAGTATTCTCGATCATCGTCGCTATCAAGTGCTGCAGGATACGCTGCAAGCCAGCGCGCTGGTATTGACCGTCAGCGCCGACAAGGCAAAGCGGGTCAAAGCCCTGTGGCCGCAAGTCAGAGTGCACAACATGAGTAATGGCCTGGATAGCGAACGTTGGCAACCATTGCCGCTGGACAAAGAGCAAGCCAAAGCCTGGCGTTCCAATAACCTGGAAAATCCCAGTCAGCCTGTGATTGGCCTTTTCGGCCATTTGAAAGAGAAAAAAGGTTTGGCCTTTTTTATCGAGACCTTTAAACGCAGCCCCTTGGTACACAACTGCCATCTGTTGTTGATTGGCGAGCTGGATGAAAGCGCCGCCGAGCTGTTGCAGACACTGCCCGAGGGCAGTTACACCCTGGAGCCGTTTCTTGACAGGTATCAGCTGATAAGCCGTTATCTGGTATGCGACCTTATCGCTATTCCCTCTTTCTATGAGGGAACCCCCAATGTGCTGCTGGAGGCGGCGGCGCTTAACATCCCTGTGCTCGGCGCCTGCTGCGGCGGTATGGCCGATCTTATCTTCGACAGCCTGCATCAGCGCGAAAAGCATGTCTTTGATGGCCGTTTGACTGACAGTGACGCGGCCCATAATCTCCGCGGCCAAACGGACTCAGGTTATCTGTTTCATCCAACTTCGGCGGAATCGCTTTTGGATGCGTTGGTGCGTTGGCAAACCGATACGGCTTCGATTCGCGCCGCCAAGAGCCAGGCCTTGTACCAAACAGTACTGAGTCAATGCAGCGCCGAGGCTGAAGCCGAGCGTTATTTGGCTGCCATCAAGACGCTGGTCGCTCAAACGGCGAGTCACTGATGCTTATCTATTACGCCCCCGGCGGCGGGCTCGGGCACTTGAGCCGGGCGCTGAAAGTGCTCGGCTTTATCAAGGCGCAGCAAGCGTTGGTGATCACAAGTCCGCTGCCGTTAGCGGTCGACACGCTGTTACCAAAGGGCATTCAACACATAAGCCTGCCTACCAGGCTTCAAAGCCGAGCTGAACTCAGCACCTGGCTCAAGCAGTTACTCGCATCGCTCAACAAGCAACAAGCGTGTCGGCTCATGCTGATAGATGCCTTTCCCGGGGGCATTTGGGGCGAGCTTGGTGATATCCCCTTGCCTGGCAAACTTGTCTATATCGCCAGATTGCTCAACTGGAATGTCTATCGCCAGCGCGTTGCCCATATTCCCCGTTTTCAGCAAATCTGGTTTTGTGAATGGCCGACCCCGGAGCAGGAACAGGCGCTCTCCAATCAAACGGGCCAACGCTTCTGGCTGCCGTTACTCGGCGAAGACAAGTCCCAAGATGCAACCCCAAATGGTCTTGAAAAGCCTAAACAGACTCTGGTGATCCACTCGGGAAGCCTTGCCGAGCAGGCTTTGCTGCTTGAACACGCCGCAAAGGCGGGGGAAGAGATAGATATTATTGCGCCGCCGCGCCCAAGCGCCGATGCATGCTTTAATAACAAACCCATTGATAGCAAACCCCTTGATAAGAGTGCTCTGAGCGACTTCAACAACTGCAACAACAAAGAACACAAACCCGGATTAACCCGGCTGCAGCTGTACCCGGCCTCAGATATCGGCTGGCAGTATCAAAGGGTTATCTGTGGCGGTGGCTTCAACCTGGTGAGCGAATATATCCTTCATCCCGGCGCCCTCTTCGTGCCCCTGACCCGAGCACTGGATTTGCAGCGGCTGCGCATCGAACGCGGCTTGGGCGGTTTTTTACCGCCGCCCGGGTTGAGCTCAGTGCCGAAAGATATTCTCAAGCGGCTTTGAAACGCTCATACTCATATAGTGGTGCTAGCGGAGCTTGTCACTCAAGGCTGTGACTCGGCTATCCGGGCGTGAATACGGTTGACCTCCAGCAAAGCTGCACTGCCGTACCAGGCTTTAAGTTCCATGGTAAGGCTACCGGCCTGAACCGCAGGATCGCTGGCCGTCAAGGCTTCAGCCTCAGCCAGACTGGCGACATCAAAGATATAAATCCCCCGCCACTCGCCGCCATCGATAAAGGGCCCGGCTAACACGAGTTTGCCCTCATGCACCAAGCGCTGAATATGGTTCATGTGCGCTCTTTGAAGCTCGGCGCGCTGTTCTTTGCTGCCACTTCGATTGGGCCCCGCCTTTAAAAACGCCATCACATAACGTTTCATACCATATTGATCGGCACCGAGTGCATGGGCCAGCGCCTTATCATAGGGAGGCGTTTCAACGGAAACCGGATTATCTGCACCAGCGGCGGTTGCCACTAAACTCGAGCCGGTCAACAGCGACAGCGCGCAGCAACTCGCCATGGTAGTTTTCATCATTGATATCTCTCCAATCCGATGCTGTTGTGTGTCAGCTTTTCGACAATAAGGTTATAAGTAAAGCAAAAAAATCCCCGCCGTGGCGGGGAGTTAAGCCCGGTTAGAGACTAGATCCTCATCGCCAATTCTGCACCCTGACGAATGGCGCGTTTGGCATCCAACTCGGCAGCGACATCCACGCCGCCAATGAGGTGCATTGGCAAGCCGCACTCTTCCAATTCCGGCAACAGCACACGGTTGGATTCCTGACCAGCGCAGATCACCACAGTATCCACAGGCAGCAGCTGCGGCTTGTCATCAATCAGTATGTGCAATCCCTGGTCATCAAAGCGCTCATAGCTGACCCCACTGAGCTCTGTCACCTTGTGCTGCTTAAGCACCATGCGATGGATCCAGCCCGTGGTCTTACCTAAGCCTTTACCCAGCTTGCTCTTCTTGCGTTGCAACAAATACAGCTCTCTGGCCGGGGCATGCGCCTGGGCTTGTTTGGCCAGTCCGCCGCGCTCGGCGTAACTTGTGTCTATGCCCCACTGACGATACCAGCGCTCCGGCTCCAGCGTGCTGGACTCCTGCTCGCCGAGGAAATGCGCCAAGTCAAAACCTATGCCGCCGGCGCCGATAAGTGCCACTCGCTGGCCGACTTCCACCTCTCCCCGCAGCACCTGTTGATAGCTGACCACCTTGGGAGAATCAAACCCGGGCAAGTTGAGCTCTCTTGGCACGACACCACTGGCAACCACCAACTCATCAAAAGGTTCATCCCTGAGCACCGAGGCGTTGAGCGGCGTATTCAAACGCAAGTCCACCTTAAAATGTGCGAGGCGATTCTTGAAGTAGCGTATGGTTTCGTTGAATTCCTCTTTACCTGGGATCTTGCGCGCCAGGTTAAACTGGCCACCGACTTCATCTCGGGCTTCAAACAAGGTCACCTTGTGCCCCCGCTCAGCGGCGTAGACAGCAAATGCCATCCCAGCCGGGCCCGCGCCCATCACAGCCAGGCGTTTGGGTGACTCAGTCTTGGGGAAATTAATTTCTGTCTCATAGCAGGCTCTTGGATTAACCAGGCAAGTAGCACGCTTGAGCGAGAAGGTATGATCGAGACAAGCCTGATTACAGCCGATGCAGGTATTGATGGCTTCGCTTTGATTGGCCGCGGCTTTGTTGACAAACTCAGGATCGGCCAGGAAAGGCCTGGCCATAGACACCATACCCGCCTGCCCCGAGGCGAGGATCTGCTCGGCTATCTCAGGCGTATTGATCCTGTTGGTAGCCACCAAAGGAACACTGAGTTCTTTTTTCAAACGTTCTGTGACCCAGGCAAAGGCGCCTCTGGGTACGCTGGTGGCTATGGTCGGGATCCTGGCTTCATGCCAACCTATGCCGGTATTGATGATAGTGACACCGGCTTGTTCCAGCGCTTTGCCGAGCTCAATGACCTCCTCAAGGCTTGAGCCCTTGTCGACCAGATCCAACATAGACAGACGAAAGATAATGATGAACTCGGGCCCAACCTTGGCGCGGATAGCGCGAACAATTTCCAGTGGCAGGCGAATACGGTTGGCAAAACTGCCGCCGTAATCATCGCTGCGCTGATTGACCCGCTCACAGATGAACTGATTGATGAGATAGCCTTCAGAGCCCATCACCTCCACGCCATCATAACCGGCCCGTTTGGCCAGTTCGGCAGAGGTGGCATAATCCTTTATGGTGCCGCGGATTTGCCGCAAAGACATGGCGCTCGGCGTAAATGGGGTAATGGGTGACTTGACCTTGCTCGGTGCCAGCGAAAAAGGATGATAGCCGTAACGGCCGGCATGAAGGATCTGCATACAGATCTTGGCGCCGCCCTCATGTACAGCGCGGGTAACGATTTTGTGTTTGCCCACTTGCCAGGGAAAGCTCAGCTGACAGGCATTGGGGGCCAAACGACCGCGAAAGTTTGGCGCTATGCCGCCGGTGACAATCAACCCCACACCACCCAGCGCCCGCTCCTTGTAGAAGTGTGCCAGTTTCTCAAAACCACCCTTTTCTTCTTCCAACCCGGTATGCATGGAACCCATGAGTACCCGGTTTCTCAGCTGGGTAAACCCCAGATCCAAGGGTTCTAATAAGTGAGGAAAGCCCGACATTAAAACATCCTTTTTAAACAAGTGATTTAAATCAGCATAACCTGAGCCGCCATCAAGCTCAACATAAAGCATTGGCCGCCGGCGCCTCATCAGCTAACGCAGTGAAAGCTCAGGAATAAAATCACTTACAAATGTATTTTCCCGTTGCAGCTATTTTCAGTTAGCATTAACGGAATGCATGGAAAAATGGAGTGGCTATGTCCGCAAAACCCCTGACAACCAAGAATACCCTGATGTTGATCTGGAATGTGATCAACTTCATTCGCAAGCTGGTGTTGAACATAGTGTTCTTCCCGCTATTCTTCATCGCTTTGATAGCCGTGGTCATCGCCATGGTCAGCAGTGATGAAATCCAAGTTGAGGATGGCTCGGCGCTGGTACTGAACCTGGCCGGCGGCATAGTGGATCAAAAGCGCCAGGTTGACCCGTTCGAGGCGATGTTAAGCCAAAGCAAAGGACCCGATGTCAACGGCGAAATCTTATTGAGTGATGTGCTCTATACCATTAACAGCGCCACCAATGACAAGCGGATCAAGGCTCTGGTATTGGATCTGTCCGAGTTGCAATACGGTGGTCTGAGTAAGCTCAGCGCCATAGGCCAAGCACTCAACGAATTCAAAGATAGTGGCAAGCCTGTGGTTGCCATAGGTAACTATTATGATCAGAATCAGTATTTCCTGGCGAGTTTTGCCGATACTGTTTACCTCAACCCTGAGGGCATGGTGGCGGTAGATGGCCTGAGCCGCTATCGCCAATACTATAAATCGGCCCTGGATAAGTTAAAAATCAAGGCGCACATTTTCCGTGTCGGCACTTTCAAGTCAGCGGTTGAGCCTTTTATCCGTGATGACATGTCAGAGGCGGCCAAGGAAGCCAACTCTGTACTGCTCAACGACATCTGGGGCAGTTACACAGACACTGTGGCCGCCAATCGCGGCATAGACAAATCCAGCCTGGGCCTTAATGCCACAGCTTATTTGGCAGAGCTGGAACAAGCCGATGGCGATTCCGGAACCATGGCGGTTAACCTCAAGTGGGTTGATAAACTGGCCAGCGCTGAAGATTTCCGCCTGGCGATGTTGGACCTGGTAGGCAAAAGCAAGGAAGGAGATAGCTTCAAGCAGGTCAGCTACTACGACTATGCCAAGCTGATGGCACCACTGCCGGCGCTGGTACCCACCGAAGGAGTAGGCATCATAGTGGCCAAGGGTAATATTCTCAACGGCAGTCAACCTGCCGGTGATATCGGCGGTGAAAGTACCTCTGCCCTGCTGCGTAAGGCCCGCTTCGATGACACTATCAAGGCCGTAGTGCTCAGGGTCGACAGCCCCGGCGGCAGCGCCTTTGCTTCCGAGCAAATTCGTCAGGAAGTGCTGGCATTGAAGAAAGCCGGTAAGCCTGTGGTAGTCAGCATGAGCAGCATGGCGGCCTCCGGTGGTTACTGGATTTCGGCCAGCGCCGATTATATCTATGCCAACCCCACTACCCTGACCGGATCCATCGGCATTTTCGGCATGATAACCACCTTCGAGGACTCTCTGTCTTCAATCGGTGTCAATACTGATGGGGTGGCCACCTCCGACTGGGCCGGTCTCTCTGTTACCCGGCCACTTTCCGATGGCGTCAAGGCGGTGATTCAACGTCATATCGAGCGCGGCTACAAAGACTTTATCTCGCTGGTCGCCAACGAGCGCAATATGACGCTGGAGCAGGTGGATAAGATTGCCCAGGGCCGCGTCTGGTCCGGCAAGAAAGCCCTGGAGCTGGGTCTAGTGGATGAACTGGGCGATCTCGATAGCGCCATCGCCAAGGCCGCCGAAATGGCCGGACTGGATAAGTTCGATAGCCGAGTGATAGAGCAGGAGCTGACACCTGAGCAACTCTTCATTCAGGAGATGTTCGCCAGTGTCTCCGCTTATCTGCCACACAGCGTCAAGCAGTCCAGCGTGCTGGAAAAACTGCTGACTCAATGGAGCAAGGTACTGGAAGAGTTTGCCGCCTTTGACGACCCTAACGGCGTCTATCTCTACTGCGATAACTGCAGTTACTGATAATCCTGAAAGCCCGGCTCGCCGGGCTTTTTTGTGCCTTATGCTGCCGGGCTTGATTTGCTATAATCCGGCCTCTCTTTTGCCCCAGTGAAAACGAAAGCCAGATTATGAACAAAAAAAAGTCCATCTATGTCGCATACACGGGCGGCACCATAGGGATGCAAAAAACCAGTAACGGCTTTGCCCCGGTCGCCGGCTTCCTGACAGAATGCGTCAACTCCATGCCGGAGTTTTTTCATGAAGAGATGCCGACGTTCGTGATCCAGGAATATTGTCCGCTGATAGACTCTTCCAATATGGCCCCCAGCCACTGGCAGATGATAGCCGACGACATTCAGGCCAACTATGACAAGTATGATGGCTTTGTCATTCTTCACGGCACCGACACCATGGCGTTTACCGCATCGGCACTGTCTTTCATGCTGCAGGATCTCGGTAAGCCGGTTATCGTCACCGGCTCGCAAATTCCGCTGTCACAGCTGCGCTCAGACGGCCAGACCAATCT contains these protein-coding regions:
- the nrdA gene encoding class 1a ribonucleoside-diphosphate reductase subunit alpha — protein: MNSTMTVTKRSGARETIDLDKIHRVITWAAKGLNNVSVSEVELRSHLQFFDGIPTEAIHETIIKAAADLISPDSPDYQFLAARLAVFHLRKKAFGQFEPPKLYDHVSKLVAMGKYDKHVLEDYSREELDVLDSYIDHWRDMNFSYAAVKQLEGKYLVQNRVTHEVYESAQFLYILVAACLFARYPKETRLQYVKDFYDAVSTFKISLPTPIMSGVRTPTRQFSSCVLIECDDSLDSINATASSIVKYVSQRAGIGVNAGRIRALGSPIRGGEAFHTGCLPFYKYFQTAVKSCSQGGVRGGAATLFYPIWHLEVESLLVLKNNRGVEDNRIRHLDYGVQINKLMYQRMIKGENITLFSPSDVPGLYDAFFADQDEFERLYVKYEQDQSIRKKTLKAVELFSLMMQERASTGRIYVQNVDHCNTHSPFNAEVAPVRQSNLCLEIALPTKPLNNIDDPNGEIALCTLSALNLGAIKDLGELEGLADLAVRALDNLLDYQDYPIPSAKTASMNRRTLGIGVINFANYLAKNGVKYSDGSANGLTHRTFEAIQYYLLKASMNLAKELGACPLFHETTYSQGIMPVDTYKRDLDKICDEPLHLDWDALRHDIKQHGLRNSTLSALMPSETSSQISNATNGIEPPRGLISVKASKDGQLKQVVPDYEELKDKYELLWQMPGNDGYLQLVGIMQKFVDQAISANTNYDPSKFESNKVPMKLLLKDLLTAYKLGVKTLYYHNTRDGASDKFDDITSIEKEDDGCAGGACKI
- the nrdB gene encoding class Ia ribonucleoside-diphosphate reductase subunit beta, with translation MAYSIFCQTPNDATREPMFLGQAVNVARYDQQKYEVFEKLIEKQLSFFWRPEEVDVSRDKIDFGALPDHEKHIFLSNLKYQTLLDSIQGRSPNVAFLPLVSLPELETWIETWSFSETIHSRSYTHIIRNIVNDPSVVFDDIVVNEEILKRAGDIAEYYDRLIELTQLYHLHGEGKFDVNGRTLEVTTRTIKKALYLCMMSVNALEAIRFYVSFACSFAFAERKLMEGNAKIIRLIARDEALHLNSTQHIINLMQGGKDDPEMGEIAKECQQEAYDLFLRAAEQEKAWAKYLFKDGSMIGLNETILCQYVEFITNQRMKAVNLGAPYSEQSDPLPWMKNWLESDAVQVAPQEVEVSSYLVGQIDSAVDDDEFSDFDL
- the yfaE gene encoding class I ribonucleotide reductase maintenance protein YfaE translates to MSSPTLTFNKAPIVLLRGEPLLLYTTEHRTLLAALEARKVSIFSECRSGFCGACKTRVRSGAVTYLTTPLAELQADECLPCCCVPTEDLDLDLSSEGADMPLLRVKHLA
- a CDS encoding glycosyltransferase family 4 protein, which gives rise to MKSDSSYSFKSLYCAFDRYPLPKGASTHIRYMASTLFAFQSPGMLYLQGDPQMPSWQQETLSLGSNPSEVSSEVSIVRHQLNPSSGNNVLAKALDYANQLGALLRQNRDTLTLAQFRDPWAGVPLLDHRKDNPALKLVYEVNALPSIELPIHLSLPRKTLAKISAWEQRCLDGADLIVTPSKLTAVGLEKRTSTPVVYLPNGAELPPAEPLRQAEDASLPRLIYFGAAQRWQGLRDLLKAFALVRQQLEVRLDLCLSLENRQARQVKAWLKSMELEDCVSLHFGLDQASLRQKIQAASASLAPLTPCRRNMLQGCCPLKVLESMACGTAVIASDLPVIRELVTHEKHGLLVPPSRPSELARACIELLSQPAKAKDLGLKGQQRVTEQFQWQQICAQLSDLYIQLSQGPMQATA
- a CDS encoding glycosyltransferase family 4 protein — protein: MTANPRLLWLTQHYPPAKGGMALSCDRLVRHLRRLGVHITLYHLRAGGLEKETGYFAEQGCDHSFPMGTNPAHSINLLWHKLEGEYDAVVAYGYPFSMHAGRVFAAWLGLPLITLLRGNDFDLSILDHRRYQVLQDTLQASALVLTVSADKAKRVKALWPQVRVHNMSNGLDSERWQPLPLDKEQAKAWRSNNLENPSQPVIGLFGHLKEKKGLAFFIETFKRSPLVHNCHLLLIGELDESAAELLQTLPEGSYTLEPFLDRYQLISRYLVCDLIAIPSFYEGTPNVLLEAAALNIPVLGACCGGMADLIFDSLHQREKHVFDGRLTDSDAAHNLRGQTDSGYLFHPTSAESLLDALVRWQTDTASIRAAKSQALYQTVLSQCSAEAEAERYLAAIKTLVAQTASH
- a CDS encoding YciI family protein yields the protein MMKTTMASCCALSLLTGSSLVATAAGADNPVSVETPPYDKALAHALGADQYGMKRYVMAFLKAGPNRSGSKEQRAELQRAHMNHIQRLVHEGKLVLAGPFIDGGEWRGIYIFDVASLAEAEALTASDPAVQAGSLTMELKAWYGSAALLEVNRIHARIAESQP